In Paenibacillus sp., the sequence CAGCCGTCTCCGAATAACCGAAATACGCGCCCATGTCCCCGTGCGGGTTGGCATTGTCGCATTGGCTTTCCAAATCGTGCGTGCAATAAAAGCATTCCCCGCAGGCGATCGTGAACGGAATGATGACGCGGTCGCCCTTCTTCACCTTCGTCACTTCGGGGCCGACCTCCTCAACGATGCCCATCGGCTCGTGCCCCATGATGAAATCAGTCGGCATATTCGGGACGAGGCCGTGCAGCAGGTGGAGATCGGAACCGCAAATCGCCGTCGATGTCAGACGAACGATCATATCGTCCGGCTTCTCGATCTTCGGGTCATGCACCTCCTTGACCTCGACTTCCTTCAGGCCTTGAAACGTGACGGCTTTCATGCGGCTTCCTCCCAGCGGTTAAATGTTAGGCGTGGCGAACATGCCGTCGCGCGACGTATCGCCGGGAAACAGCGGAAGCCGCGCGATTTTCGCGATCGTGTCGGCGGACACGAGGTCGAGCTGCAGCTGCTCGTTCACGTCGAACGCATGCAGCCACCCTTTGCGAAGGAGCAGCGCAGTCACTTCATCATGCATGTCGAGCTCCTTCGCGAGCTGCGCCCGCAGCGTCGCGCGCAGCTCCGGCGTCGTCGTTTCGCCGAGGGCGAACGCCAGGTTGCGCACTCCGTTCTTCACCGACAGCAGCAAATCCGTCGCGAACGCGGTATCCGCCAGCTGCGGCATGTTCTCCGCGTTGATCGGGTCGAGATAATCGTTGTTCATCCGGTGTTCGCCCCCGCGTTATTGAATGTGAACGGGCGCCTTCGGATACAGCGCGCCGAGTTGTTCCAGCGATTCCAGGTTCAGCTTTTCGTATTTGTGCAGCATCGCCTTCAAGTCCTTGTCGAACACGATGCCCTGCACCATTTTCGTTTTGAACAGCGTCAATGTCTTTAAGTTCATCAGCTCGTGGAGCTCCATGAGCTCATGCGGCGCCAAGCGTACGTCCGTCACGGCGCATCCCCCTTCCGCATTTCCGGTTCAGAGGTATTTTCTCCCCGCGATGGCTCCTTATACCGCAGACAGAACAATCGGATATTGGGCATGAACGGCACTTTAACTTTGAAGTATAATGCAGGAAAGTTGTAAGCGTTGTCAGGAAAGGATAGGAGGAAAGGAACAGGGATGTTACTTCTGCGGAAGGATGCGGGCGAATCGAATGATGAATCTTTCAAGACGTTTCATCTCAATTATTGCCTGTTTGGCGGTCCAGACGGCGTATTTGTTGTATTATTTCTACAAGTATGGTTGGTACGATCCTATCATCTTGGCGGGTTATCCGTTCGTCACGCTGATCGCCTTTTGGATCGGGCGCCAATGGGACAAGGCGGTCTACTACGCCGAACGCGATGTACTGACAGGGCTCTACAACCGAAGATCCGTGCCGGACCGTTATCGCAAGGCGCAGCGGCTGGCAAGCGAAACCGGACAGATGCTGCTCGTAGCCGTCATTGACTGCAATCAGTTTAAAGCGATCAACGATCGATTCGGCCATCGGAAAGGCGACGAGGTGCTGGCCGAAATCGCCCGAGCGCTCCTCCGCGGCATACCGAAGCGCGGCACGGCCGCCCGTTGGGGAGGCGACGAATTCGTCGTCATCGACCTGTGCGCAAACCGAGAGCAGGCTGAAACCGTCATCGACCGCTTGCAGAGCGACATTCGATCGCGCTCCGCCGCCGCGGACGTCCCCTTCTCCGTCTCTGTCGGATGGACGCTATCCCGCGACGCCGCCGCCGATTGGGAGCAGCTGCTGTCGTCGGCCGACGCCGAGCTGTACACGCGCAAATCGAAGACGTCCACCTAAAAGATAAGCGGGCGGATTATAACGATCGCTTCCTTCCCGCAAACAAAAGCATTAGGAAAGAAATGGACAACATTGCGCCCGTCCACGCCCACGCGAGTGCGGTGTCTCCGACATCGACGGCGACGTACATCGCCGTCGGAATCGTCTGCGTTCTTCCCGGAATGTTGCCGGCGATCATGAGCGTCGCGCCGAACTCCCCGAGGCCGCGAGCGAAGCCGAGAATGTACGCCGCCGCGAATGAAGGGGCGATGAGCGGAAAGGTCACATAACGGAACAGCTGCCACTCGTCCGCGCCGATCGAGCGGGCCGCGTCCGTCAAATCGCGGTCGACGGAGGCGAAGCCGGTTTTCAGCGTTTGGTATACGAGCGGGAATGCGACGACGACGGCGGCGATGACGGCGGCTCCCCATGAAAATACGATGGGCGCGTGCAAAATCGCCTCCGCCAATCGACCGACCCAGCTGTTCCGGCCGAGCGCGACCAACAACAAGAAACCTACGACGGTCGGCGGGAGCACCAGCGGCAGCATAAATGCCGTCTCCACCAGCAGCTTTCCCCGGAACGACGCCCGGGACATCCCCCATGCGGCGAACAGTCCTAGCACCAGCACGATCACACTGGCCAGCA encodes:
- a CDS encoding spore coat protein, which codes for MTDVRLAPHELMELHELMNLKTLTLFKTKMVQGIVFDKDLKAMLHKYEKLNLESLEQLGALYPKAPVHIQ
- a CDS encoding spore coat protein; the encoded protein is MNNDYLDPINAENMPQLADTAFATDLLLSVKNGVRNLAFALGETTTPELRATLRAQLAKELDMHDEVTALLLRKGWLHAFDVNEQLQLDLVSADTIAKIARLPLFPGDTSRDGMFATPNI
- a CDS encoding GGDEF domain-containing protein, which gives rise to MMNLSRRFISIIACLAVQTAYLLYYFYKYGWYDPIILAGYPFVTLIAFWIGRQWDKAVYYAERDVLTGLYNRRSVPDRYRKAQRLASETGQMLLVAVIDCNQFKAINDRFGHRKGDEVLAEIARALLRGIPKRGTAARWGGDEFVVIDLCANREQAETVIDRLQSDIRSRSAAADVPFSVSVGWTLSRDAAADWEQLLSSADAELYTRKSKTST
- the modB gene encoding molybdate ABC transporter permease subunit encodes the protein MNAVSWESFWAPVRLSLQVSLLASVIVLVLGLFAAWGMSRASFRGKLLVETAFMLPLVLPPTVVGFLLLVALGRNSWVGRLAEAILHAPIVFSWGAAVIAAVVVAFPLVYQTLKTGFASVDRDLTDAARSIGADEWQLFRYVTFPLIAPSFAAAYILGFARGLGEFGATLMIAGNIPGRTQTIPTAMYVAVDVGDTALAWAWTGAMLSISFLMLLFAGRKRSL